In one window of Lampris incognitus isolate fLamInc1 chromosome 3, fLamInc1.hap2, whole genome shotgun sequence DNA:
- the LOC130110802 gene encoding putative violet-sensitive opsin, giving the protein MGKHFHLHENISKVSPFEGPQYYLAPTWVFYVQTAFMGFVLFAGTPLNFIVLFVTMKYKKLRVPLNYILVNISLAGFIFVTFSVSQVFISTLNGYFIFGHTMCALESCMGSIAALVTAWSLAVLSFERYLVICKPFGAFKFGNNHALAAVGFTWFMGIGCATPPFFGWSRYIPEGLGCSCGPDWYTHNEEFHCSSYTNFLMVTCFFAPLAIIIFSYSQLLGALRAVAAQQAESASTQKAEKEVSRMIIVMVGSYITCYGPYAFAAGYFAYSSEEYRDYRLVTIPAFFSKSACVYNPLIYAFLNKQFNACIMETVFGKKMDDTSEVSSKTETSSVSTAS; this is encoded by the exons ATGGGGAAGCATTTCCACCTGCACGAAAACATCTCCAAAGTGAGTCCCTTCGAGGGACCACAGTACTACCTGGCTCCGACATGGGTCTTCTATGTACAGACCGCCTTTATGGGCTTCGTCCTATTTGCGGGGACTCCTCTGAATTTCATTGTTCTTTTTGTGACGATGAAATACAAGAAGCTGAGGGTGCCACTGAACTACATCCTGGTCAACATTTCATTAGCAGGCTTCATTTTTGTCACTTTCTCAGTGAGCCAAGTGTTCATATCCACATTGAACGGGTACTTCATATTTGGCCATACGATGTGTGCGTTGGAATCTTGCATGGGATCTatagcag CTCTGGTGACAGCATGGTCTCTAGCTGTGCTTTCGTTTGAAAGATATTTGGTCATCTGTAAGCCCTTTGGCGCCTTCAAATTCGGAAACAATCACGCCCTGGCGGCTGTTGGCTTCACCTGGTTCATGGGGATCGGCTGTGCCACTCCACCATTCTTCGGCTGGAGCAG GTATATCCCTGAGGGTCTGGGCTGCTCCTGCGGGCCTGACTGGTACACACACAACGAAGAGTTCCACTGTAGCAGCTACACCAACTTCCTCATGGTGACTTGCTTCTTCGCACCGCTCGCCATCATTATCTTCTCCTACTCCCAGCTGCTGGGGGCACTACGTGCT GTTGCGGCGCAGCAAGCTGAGTCAGCCTCCACCCAGAAGGCAGAGAAGGAGGTGTCCAGGATGATCATCGTGATGGTGGGATCCTACATCACCTGCTACGGGCCGTATGCCTTCGCTGCAGGGTACTTTGCCTACTCATCAGAGGAGTACAGAGACTACCGCCTGGTCACCATCCCAGCATTCTTCTCGAAGAGCGCGTGTGTCTACAACCCCCTCATTTACGCCTTCCTGAATAAACAG TTCAATGCCTGCATCATGGAGACAGTCTTTGGGAAGAAAATGGACGACACCTCGGAGGTCTCCTCTAAGACTgagacctcttcagtttcaacagCTTCTTaa
- the calua gene encoding calumenin-A: MIRPLLMCFALCVVYATSKPMEKKDRIHHEEALSSREHDDAKGYEYDHEAFLGREEAKSFDELTPEESKHRLGLIVEKIDNDKDGFVTEEELKAWIKKAQKRYIYVNVDNQWNDFDINKDGLISWEEYKNVTYGTYLEDPEVDDGYNYKQMMARDERRFKVADRNGDLIADKEEFTSFLHPEDYTHMKDIVVLETMEDIDKDGDGLISLTEYIGDMYNHEDGQEEPEWLVTEREQFVEFRDKNKDGKMDKEETMDWIMPSDYDHAEAEAKHLIYESDTNKDEKLTKEEILNKYDLFVGSQATDFGEALVRHDEF; this comes from the exons ATGATCAGGCCACTGCTGATGTGCTTTGCCCTCTGCGTAGTCTACGCCACCAGTAAACCCATGGAGAAGAAGGACCGCATTCACCATGAGGAAGCTCTCAGCAGCCGTGAGCATGACGATGCCAAGGGCTACGAATACGACCATGAAGCCTTTCTGGGCCGGGAGGAGGCAAAGTCCTTTGACGAACTCACGCCGGAGGAGAGCAAGCACAGACTAGG TCTTATCGTAGAAAAAATAGACAATGACAAGGATGGTTTTGTCACTGAGGAGGAGCTGAAGGCCTGGATCAAGAAAGCTCAGAAGAGGTACATTTATGTCAATGTAGACAACCAGTGGAATGACTTTGATATCAATAAAGATGGCCTGATCTCCTGGGAGGAGTACAAGAATGTCACATATGGCACCTACCTGg AGGACCCAGAAGTGGACGACGGTTACAATTATAAACAGATGATGGCAAGAGATGAGAGACGCTTCAAAGTCGCAGACAGGAACGGGGACCTCATTGCAGACAAAGAGGAGTTCACATCCTTCCTCCACCCTGAAGACTACACGCACATGAAAGACATAGTGGTGCTG GAAACAATGGAAGACATCGACAAGGACGGCGATGGCTTAATTAGCCTGACGGAGTACATTG GGGACATGTACAATCATGAAGATGGGCAGGAGGAGCCAGAGTGGTTGGTGACGGAGCGGGAGCAGTTCGTCGAGTTCAGGGACAAAAATAAAGACGGAAAGATGGACAAGGAGGAGACGATGGACTGGATAATGCCATCCGATTACGACCACGCGGAGGCAGAAGCCAAACATCTCATCTATGAGTCTGACACCAACAAG GATGAGAAGCTTACCAAGGAGGAAATCCTTAACAAGTACGACCTGTTCGTCGGAAGCCAGGCAACTGACTTCGGGGAGGCGCTAGTACGACACGATGAGTTCTAG